From Synechococcus sp. A10-1-5-1, a single genomic window includes:
- a CDS encoding oxidoreductase has protein sequence MTRFSGAKPRLATVWLGGCSGCHMSFLDLDEWLIELANQVEIVYSPIASDQKTFPEGVDIALVEGAVATTDNLDLLNIVRARSRTLISFGDCAISGNVTALRNASGGPQAVLQRAYLELAENTAQLPHAPGLIPDLLETVRPVHELVPVEVYLPGCPPSAQRIRLVLEALLQGKSPRLEGRDQIRLG, from the coding sequence ATGACTCGCTTCTCCGGTGCCAAGCCCCGTCTGGCGACCGTTTGGCTGGGTGGCTGTTCCGGCTGCCACATGTCCTTTTTGGATCTCGATGAATGGCTCATTGAGCTGGCCAACCAGGTGGAGATCGTCTACAGCCCGATTGCCTCTGACCAGAAAACCTTCCCCGAGGGCGTGGACATCGCCCTGGTGGAGGGGGCTGTGGCCACGACCGACAACCTGGACTTGCTGAACATTGTCCGCGCTCGTAGTCGCACCCTGATCAGCTTTGGCGACTGCGCCATCAGCGGCAATGTGACCGCCCTGCGCAATGCCTCTGGCGGCCCTCAGGCGGTGCTTCAACGCGCCTATCTCGAGTTGGCTGAGAACACCGCCCAGCTGCCCCATGCACCCGGCTTGATCCCGGACCTTCTGGAGACGGTGCGCCCCGTCCATGAGCTGGTGCCGGTTGAGGTTTACCTACCGGGATGCCCCCCATCCGCGCAGCGGATTCGTCTCGTTCTTGAGGCGTTGTTGCAGGGGAAGTCGCCGCGCTTGGAGGGCCGCG
- the hoxU gene encoding bidirectional hydrogenase complex protein HoxU — protein sequence MSRCQLWIDQRPIQAPLGTTLLQAIRKAQIPLPTLCHLEGLSPVAACRLCLVEVEGQPRPLPACITSVSEGLRVQTNTQRLQEMRLTLTELLFTEGNHVCAVCVANGHCELQDLAVQVGMDHSRLPYRYPDRSVDLSHRQFGLDHNRCILCTRCVRVCAEVEGASVWDVGWRGERCQIIAGLAEPWGSVDACTNCGKCVEVCPTGALFRKGEGCEEKQDDPARLTALMQARLRREQP from the coding sequence ATGAGTCGCTGTCAGCTCTGGATTGATCAGCGCCCGATTCAGGCTCCATTGGGGACGACCTTGCTGCAGGCCATCCGGAAAGCGCAGATCCCACTGCCCACGCTGTGTCACTTGGAGGGGCTGTCGCCGGTGGCGGCCTGTCGGCTCTGTTTGGTGGAGGTTGAGGGCCAGCCAAGGCCACTGCCCGCCTGCATCACCAGCGTCTCGGAGGGACTGCGCGTGCAGACCAACACTCAACGGTTGCAGGAGATGCGTCTCACCCTGACCGAGTTGCTCTTCACGGAAGGCAACCATGTCTGCGCTGTCTGTGTGGCCAATGGCCATTGCGAGTTGCAGGACCTAGCGGTTCAGGTCGGCATGGACCACAGCCGTCTTCCCTATCGCTATCCGGATCGCTCTGTTGATCTCTCTCATCGGCAATTCGGGCTTGACCACAACCGCTGCATCCTCTGCACCCGCTGCGTGCGGGTGTGCGCTGAGGTGGAGGGCGCGAGCGTCTGGGATGTGGGCTGGCGTGGGGAGCGCTGCCAAATCATTGCCGGCTTAGCTGAGCCTTGGGGTTCCGTTGATGCGTGCACGAATTGCGGCAAGTGTGTTGAGGTTTGCCCCACGGGAGCCCTGTTTCGAAAAGGCGAGGGCTGCGAAGAGAAACAGGACGACCCAGCGCGCCTGACTGCACTCATGCAGGCTCGCCTGCGCCGGGAGCAGCCATGA